A genomic stretch from Kovacikia minuta CCNUW1 includes:
- a CDS encoding DUF2808 domain-containing protein — protein sequence MKRLIYGGVSALAFAIAASSVGLPASARPAITTGHSDSSVPLVMSGETAMTFNFTAPFISSSGIRGNVHFIRLAVVGMSLRDLMVSIPSQMENYQSIRVINQTGQDIPAKISVDKRRVAVLFDQPIPQGSYVELMFTGVQMNTSGGDTLFYGVTAEREGITGEIPVGTARVHIPSRS from the coding sequence ATGAAACGGTTAATTTATGGTGGTGTATCTGCCCTCGCATTTGCGATCGCTGCCTCCAGCGTTGGTTTGCCCGCCTCTGCCCGCCCAGCAATCACAACTGGTCACTCCGACTCTTCTGTGCCACTGGTAATGTCTGGAGAAACAGCGATGACCTTCAACTTCACCGCTCCGTTTATTTCCAGTTCTGGGATTCGCGGTAACGTCCACTTTATCCGGCTAGCGGTTGTTGGGATGTCTCTCAGGGATTTGATGGTTTCCATTCCCAGCCAGATGGAAAACTATCAGAGTATTCGCGTCATCAACCAAACCGGACAGGATATTCCTGCAAAAATCTCGGTGGATAAGAGACGAGTTGCCGTTCTGTTTGACCAACCCATCCCCCAGGGTAGCTATGTAGAATTAATGTTCACAGGAGTTCAGATGAATACTTCTGGTGGAGATACGCTTTTTTATGGTGTCACCGCAGAACGGGAGGGAATTACAGGAGAAATCCCCGTTGGCACTGCCAGAGTGCATATTCCCAGTAGAAGCTAA
- a CDS encoding IS110 family RNA-guided transposase → MSSSSPVVDAVLGLDIGKTRIHGVLLCGTQALRRKAVANTVAGHQELLAWLSQQRFTQLHACLEATSTYGHAIAKQLHHAGYGVTIANPQAVHAYAQSRLSRTKTDAADARLIAEYCRDLKPELWQPPAPEVEVLQNLMRRVQALEQMIGQETNRLETAPPELVSEINTHITFMEDQLKALRDKIRTHIDQFPGLKRQHELLDSIPGIGPHTAALILAEIGSWQHFASARQLAAYAGLTPQEKTSGTSIHGKPRLCKLGNARLRKALFLPALCLLRWSKPIQAWRAQLLQRHKTKRQVVGAVMHKLIRWIYGVLHANKPFDAQVCFPTSST, encoded by the coding sequence ATGTCATCGTCGTCCCCTGTCGTTGATGCTGTATTGGGTTTAGACATTGGCAAAACACGGATTCATGGGGTGTTGCTCTGTGGCACCCAAGCGCTTCGACGCAAAGCGGTCGCCAACACAGTTGCTGGGCACCAAGAATTGCTCGCTTGGTTGAGCCAGCAACGCTTTACCCAGTTACATGCCTGTCTCGAAGCCACCAGCACCTATGGGCATGCCATCGCCAAGCAGTTGCATCACGCCGGGTATGGCGTGACGATTGCCAATCCCCAAGCGGTCCATGCTTATGCCCAGAGTCGCTTGAGTCGCACCAAGACCGATGCGGCTGATGCTCGCTTAATTGCCGAATACTGCCGTGACCTGAAGCCTGAGCTTTGGCAACCACCGGCCCCTGAGGTGGAAGTGTTGCAAAATCTGATGCGACGGGTGCAGGCCCTCGAGCAGATGATTGGACAGGAAACCAATCGCCTCGAAACGGCTCCCCCTGAGTTGGTAAGCGAGATTAATACTCACATCACCTTTATGGAAGACCAACTCAAAGCCTTGCGAGACAAGATTCGAACCCATATCGACCAATTCCCCGGTCTCAAACGGCAACACGAATTGCTCGATTCGATTCCTGGTATTGGTCCTCACACCGCGGCCCTGATTCTCGCAGAAATCGGCAGTTGGCAGCACTTTGCTTCGGCTCGGCAGTTGGCGGCTTACGCCGGACTCACGCCCCAGGAAAAAACCTCTGGCACATCGATTCACGGCAAGCCCAGGCTGTGCAAACTTGGTAATGCCCGCTTACGCAAAGCCCTGTTTCTCCCAGCCCTGTGCCTTTTACGCTGGAGCAAGCCGATTCAAGCTTGGCGCGCACAACTCCTCCAGCGCCACAAAACTAAGCGTCAAGTCGTCGGGGCCGTGATGCATAAGCTGATTCGCTGGATTTACGGGGTTCTGCACGCCAATAAACCTTTTGACGCCCAGGTCTGCTTCCCGACCTCATCGACTTGA